The Chloroflexota bacterium DNA segment CCGCCAGCCGCGCCGTCACCGTCCCCCGGCCCCGAATAGCCCCCCGAGGCCCCGCTGCCGGGGTCGCCTCGTCGATGGTCAGCGGGCCGCCACCGCCCGCGCCATCCTTGCCCGAGCGCGGCGCGGCCAGTATGCGGCCCGCCCCGTGGTGAGGCCAGCCGGCCCGGGTTGTGAGAGCACCTCAGGCGGATGCGCGCCGCAGGACGCGGCTGGTCTGCCAGATCAGCACCAGCGCGGCCAGCAGGTGCAGCACCGCGAACACCAGCCACGGCGCGACGTACAGCAGCTCAACGCCGGCCACCTGCTCGAACGCCACCAGTGGACGACCGGCGATCTGCCCGGCCGCGCTGGTGATCCCCGCGATCAGCGGATTGCTGGCCGCCAGGAGCTGCCCCAACCCCGCCTCGGCATGCAGCAGCGCCGCATCAACCGACTGCCCATCGCCCACCATGCGGCGCGTCGTCGATTCCGCCCCATTGATCAGCCAGACCAGCGGCCAGATCGTCTCGTCCATGTCCAGGCCGAACAGCCCATCCGCAATCGCCAGCAGCACGATCAGCAGCGGCAGCCCGCCCGTTCCCAGCAGCATCGTCACGTAGGAAAACAGCATTGCAGCGCGGGTGGTGTGCAGCCGTGCTGACCAGTACAACCCCACACAGCCGTAGGTTGTCGCCGTGAGCAGCAGGATCATCTGCCCGAGCGCCAGCTCCTCCAGCCCCACGCCGCCGATCAGCACTGCCACCGCCTGGATCGGCAACGCCAGCACGATCAGCAGCAGCAACGAGCCAAGGGCCGCCACCAGCTTCCCGATCACGATCTGCCGGCGCGAGAGCGGCGTCACCAGGAGCAGGTCGAGCGTCTGGCGCTCGCGCTCGCCGGAGATCAGGTCGGCGGTCAGGGCCGGCGCGAGCAGGCAGATCAGCCCCAGCTCGACGGCTGTGATGGCCGCGAAGAACAGGCGGCCAATCGGAGCGCTCGACGTGCTGTCGGCGGCCGAGGCGTTCGCCACCATCAGGTAGAGCCCCGCCGCGATGGCCGCCAGCGGGATCAGCTCCAGCATGGCGATGACGTAGGTGCGCGGCCCACGCATGCGGGCCAACAGCTCCTTGCCAGCCAGCGGATTCGCCAGCCAGCCGAACGCCCGCTGCCCCGCCCGCCGCGCAAGCGGTCGCAGCCCGGCGGCGTCAACGGCCACGGTCACGCCCCCCGGTGCCGTCAGCGGCCACGGTCACGCCCCCCGGTGCCGTCAGCGGCCATTGCTGCGCGTCCCGCTCTCGGCCAGCTGGTCTGACGCCTCACCCAGCCGCCGCGTCACCCGCAGGAAGAGGTCTTCAAGCCCGCCCACATCCTGTCCAAAGCTGAAGATCGGCAGGCCGGCCGTCACCAGATCGGCCAGCAGCGTCCGCAACTGATGCTCGTCGCCATCCAGCACGAAGCGCGCGGTCGAGACCGGTTCCGCCCCATCCGCCGCCGTCTCGTCCGTGTCGACCGTCACGGCGTGCACCCCGGGCCGGTTCAGCAGCGCGCCCCGCAGCCGCACGCCCGCACCAGCCCCCAGCACCTGGACCCGTACCGAGCGCCCGCCGTGCAGCCGTCGCGTGACCTCGTCCACCGGCCCAGACGCCAGCACCTTCCCACCGTCCACAATCGCGATGTGGGTGCAGAGGTCCGACAGCTCGGCCAGGATGTGCGACGAGACCAGGACGGCCTTGCCCATGCGGCCCAGCTCCCGCACGATCTCCCGCAGTTCGAGGCGGGCGCGCGGATCGAGTCCGGAGGCCGGCTCGTCCAGCAGCAACACGGCCGGATCGTGCACCAGCGCTCGCGCCAGCCCCAGCCGCTGCTGCATCCCCCGTGAGAGACCGGCCACGTAGCTGTCGCGCTTGTGGGTCAGATCCACCAGCGCCAGGAGGTCGGCGGCCACGCCAGCGCGCCGGTCGGACGGCACACCGTGGCAGGCAGCGTAGAAGTCGAGGTACTCGGAGACCTTCAGCTCGGGATACACGCCAAAGAAGTCGGGCATGTAGCCGAGCTGCCGCCGGACGCCGTCCTGGTCCGTCCGCACCGACGCCCCGCCCACCCAGGCATCCCCGCCGTCCGGCGTCAGAAGCGTCGCCAGCATCCGCATCGAGGTCGTCTTGCCGGCCCCGTTCGGCCCGATCAGCCCGTAGATGGCCCCCGGCTGCACGCTGAGCGTGAAATCCTGCACGGCAATGGTGCTGCCAAAGCGCTTGAAGAGACCGCGCGCCGCGAGGGCGAGGGCCTCCCCGGCCTGGGGCGGGCGGGCGTCCTCATCCTGAGCGGGCGGCAGCCCGAACGGCTCGTCGCTCATCAGTCCCGCACCCCGTCCAGCGACAGGTCGAGCTGCTCCACCGTGAGTTCGTTCCCCGGCGGTTCCAGGCGCACACGCAGTGCCCCACCGTCCACGAACGACGCCCCGAACGGCATATTCGCCACGCCGGTCCCGCTCAGCGGCACATCGATCCACGTCCGATCCGCCCAACGGTACAGCGACGCGCGCGGCGGTCCGGCGTTCCGGTTGGCGCTCGGCACCGCCAGGTGGACGCTCAGGCGGTCGATGCGCGCCAGCTCCAGCCCGGGCGGCAGGTCGAACTGAAAGACAATCGGGCCGCGCGCCAGGAACGAGCGCCCGCTCCCGCGCGTCAGGGCCGCACCGTCCAGCACGCTGCGCGCCAGCAGCCCGGGCGGGATCGTCACGTCCTCGCGGCCATAGTCGACCGGCAACGCCTGCTCGATCAGCGTCCGCGACGTCCCTTCGACAGCGCCCTCCCCGAGCGTCAGGCGCGGCGCGGTGGTCGCAACCCAGGCCAGCAGCATCGCGCCCCCGCCCGTCTCGCCGTCGTTGCCGCGCCCGGCCTGCTCCAACTGCGCGATCAGCGCCCGCCGGCGCTCCACGGCGCTGCCGCCGCGCCCCCCAGCCGACGCCGACCACGGCGGCGGGCCGTTCTGCCACGCGCCGGCCGCCCGGCTCGTCGGCAGCGAGATCGACACCGGCCGCGTCTCGTTCGGCCCGAGATCCCCCAGGCCCACGCCCTCGCCGGCCGCCAGCACGAACACGTCCTCCAGCCGGTCCGGCCCGACGTTCCGGACCGTCCCTTCCAGCCGGCCGTTCGCCGTCTTCAGCTCGGAGAGGATCGGCGTCGGGGCCATCGTCACGGTGCGCCACTGCAACAACTGCGGCGAGCGCCCCTCCATCCGCAACCCCGGCAACGCCGTCGGCATCAGCCCCGGCAGCCCGGCCGCGATCACCGTCGGCGTCTGCACGCCCGACGAGCCGAGCGGGCGCGGGACCGGCGCATCAGGAAACGTCAGATCGTAACTGCCACGTATCGGCGCAACCAGCCCGACATACGTGTCAACCGGGGCCGTCTTCGCGTCCACGGCCACCCGCACCGTCGAGATCGCCGCCAGCCGGACGTCCGGACCGCGCAGCCACCAGGCCGAGCCGATCAGCCCCCCTGCCGCCAGCAGCGCCACGCTCGGAAACCCGATCCACCCCCACTCGCGCCGGTCGAGCCGCCGCAGCAGGAAGTACTGGCCCGGTCCCGCCACCACCAGGTACGCGACCAGAAACCCGATCACCCAGCCGGCCGCTGGCAGCCCCAGGTTCAGCATGTCGGCGAGGGCCGAGCGCAGCGGGTACAACCCCGAGGACGCCTCGTTGAGGATCGGCAGGCCGGGCCGACCGCCCACCAGCACCCGCTGCCAGACGCTTTCGGCAGCCGGCCACGAGCGGAACGGCTCAATCGACGGATCGACGCCCAGGAAGGTCACCCGCCCGAGTCCGAGCCACCGCTCCACCAGCAGCGGGATACTCTCCTGGGTCAGGATCACCCGCGCACCCTCGATCGGCGAGCCGAGCGTCACCAGCACATCGCCGTCTGGCGGCGTCACGCCCGCGTACCGCGCAAACGACCGCAGATGCTTGACCGGGCGCGTCCACAGTCCGAACACCGGCAGCAGCTCGTCCAGCCCCTCCACCGAGCGCCGCCAGCCCGGGCCGCCCGCCACGATTAGCTGTCCCCCCTGCTCGATCCAGGTCTGCAAGGCGGCGCGCTGCTCGGCGGTCAGCCGATCTGACGAGGCCTGCCGCACGACCAGCGCATCCAGGGACTGGAACGGCAGTGGATCGGTCGGCACGTCGGTCGGGGTCAGCCGCGCCACCACGACCGGGCTGCCGCCGCGCCGCACGGACGCCAGCCCGGTCGGCGTCAGGCCATCATCCGAGAGCACGCCGACCAGGAACTCGTTCGGGCTGAGCGTCCGCAGCGGCACCTCGCGGGTGACGATCTCGGTCTCGTCGGCGCGGAGGGTCAGCCGCAGGTCGGGCAGGCCGATCGAGCCGGGCACCTGGAAGACGGCCTGCTTGCGCGCGCGCTGCGCCAGTTCGATGGGCTGGGTGTAGATGGCCGTCTCGCCGCCGGTCCGCATCGAGAGGCGCAGCTCGCCGTCGAGGGGCGGCCCCTCGTTCGCCACCACGGCCCGCACCGTCAACCAGCGGCCAGCCTTCGAGATCCCCTCAAACCCCGCCGACAGCTCCGGCAAGAATGCCGGATCGCCCTGATCGCCGCGCTGCGTCGTCTGCTGCTGGCCGCGCTCGCCCGCGACCGCCGGGAGCACGAGCGCCGCGACGCCCGTCCGCGCCGGCAGGGCCAGCGTCGCCAGCAACGTCAATACCAACGCCAGACCAGCCCGGCGGCCTGCCAGCCGCGCGAGGGCGCGCACGCGGTTCAGCACCATGCAGTACAGAGGCTTGCAACCACAACAACGTTCCACGACGCCGAGCGCCACCCGCGAATGTACCCTGGATTTCCTTGCCCGCGCACGCAATCCCCCGCATCATTTTCCGAGAGACAGGCAGACACTGGCCGCAGCACTCTGGGCCGGCGAGAAGTAGAGGGGCCTGAAGGGGACACCACAATGCAGGTCAGTTTGCCTGATACGCTGTTGCTGCTCGCGCTGCACGACGAGAAAGGCTCGGTCATTCCGGCCGCCGCGATGGCCCTCAATGGCGCGCTCATCGGCGCGATCCTGATGGAGCTGGCCCTGATGGGTCGCCTGGAGCAGCAGGCGAATGGGATGCTGCTGGTAGACCCCCACCCGACCGGCGACCTCCTGCTGGACGAAGTGCTTGGGCGCATGGCCGACGCCGACAGCCCGCGCGCGCCGAGCTACTGGGTCGGGCGGCTGGCCGGCACCATGCCCCGCCTGAAAGATCGGCTCCTGGAAGGGCTGGTCTCACGCGGGGTGCTGGACCAGCGCGAGCGGCGCATCCTCTGGGTCTTTCCCTCGCGCAGCTTCCCCCTGGCCGATGCCGCCGCCGAGCAGCAGGCCCGCGACCGCATCCGCGCCGTGATCCTCGAAGACGCGCAGCCAGACCAGCGCACCTCCGCGCTCATCGGGCTGGTCCGCGCCTGCAACCTGACCAACGAGATCTTCGCCCCGCACGAGCGCGCGCACGCCAACCGCCGCGTCTCCGAGCTGACCAGCGAAGAGGCTGCCCAGAGCACCGTCTTTGGATCTGGCCTCGAAGCCGCCCTGATGGCCACCCTCCTCGGCTCGACGATCCTCTACACCTACCACGCCATGAACCAGCCCGCAGACTTTGACGACGGCTGGAGCTTCACCACGTTCGCATCGGACAGTGGAGGCAGCACTACCACCATGACCTGGGACACCAACTGGAGCGATCCGTCCTCGTCGAACGACGACAGCAGTTGGGACAGCCCCGGCGACTCCGGCGGGAGCGACTTCGGCGACGGCGGA contains these protein-coding regions:
- a CDS encoding ABC transporter permease subunit, giving the protein MAVDAAGLRPLARRAGQRAFGWLANPLAGKELLARMRGPRTYVIAMLELIPLAAIAAGLYLMVANASAADSTSSAPIGRLFFAAITAVELGLICLLAPALTADLISGERERQTLDLLLVTPLSRRQIVIGKLVAALGSLLLLIVLALPIQAVAVLIGGVGLEELALGQMILLLTATTYGCVGLYWSARLHTTRAAMLFSYVTMLLGTGGLPLLIVLLAIADGLFGLDMDETIWPLVWLINGAESTTRRMVGDGQSVDAALLHAEAGLGQLLAASNPLIAGITSAAGQIAGRPLVAFEQVAGVELLYVAPWLVFAVLHLLAALVLIWQTSRVLRRASA
- a CDS encoding ABC transporter ATP-binding protein, producing MSDEPFGLPPAQDEDARPPQAGEALALAARGLFKRFGSTIAVQDFTLSVQPGAIYGLIGPNGAGKTTSMRMLATLLTPDGGDAWVGGASVRTDQDGVRRQLGYMPDFFGVYPELKVSEYLDFYAACHGVPSDRRAGVAADLLALVDLTHKRDSYVAGLSRGMQQRLGLARALVHDPAVLLLDEPASGLDPRARLELREIVRELGRMGKAVLVSSHILAELSDLCTHIAIVDGGKVLASGPVDEVTRRLHGGRSVRVQVLGAGAGVRLRGALLNRPGVHAVTVDTDETAADGAEPVSTARFVLDGDEHQLRTLLADLVTAGLPIFSFGQDVGGLEDLFLRVTRRLGEASDQLAESGTRSNGR
- a CDS encoding GPP34 family phosphoprotein, with amino-acid sequence MPDTLLLLALHDEKGSVIPAAAMALNGALIGAILMELALMGRLEQQANGMLLVDPHPTGDLLLDEVLGRMADADSPRAPSYWVGRLAGTMPRLKDRLLEGLVSRGVLDQRERRILWVFPSRSFPLADAAAEQQARDRIRAVILEDAQPDQRTSALIGLVRACNLTNEIFAPHERAHANRRVSELTSEEAAQSTVFGSGLEAALMATLLGSTILYTYHAMNQPADFDDGWSFTTFASDSGGSTTTMTWDTNWSDPSSSNDDSSWDSPGDSGGSDFGDGGDSSGSSD